The genomic stretch AGTCAAGGCTCTAGGTATCGATACGCCAATTTTTGGCGCCGAATCTTAGGAATTTGTGTTTTAGTGCTCATTGAGCAAGCACTTAGGAGAGCCCCTTTCTAGCTATTCCTAGGCTTGGGCAAGAAGTACCTCGGAAGATTTTTTTAATCTATCTACCTGTAGATCGTCAAACCATCTCATCCTTGGGGTTGAGGTTGGTATTACGGTGAAAAAATTATTGTTTGGTTAAGTAACAAATTTTTTCTTATTCCCGAAAAAGGGGATTGTTATGTATCGGCCAGAAAAAGTACAGGCTTACTTGACCTCCATCAGTGAAAGCCGTTCTCCCGTGGAAGACGCTTTAAAGCGCAACATTTTTAAGTATGGTTTGTGGTTGCTAGGAATTCCGGCGATCATTTATGGAGCAGTTGATCGGGGTGTGGCAGCTTTCTCCGGTCCTGTCTTCGATGCGACTGACATCTCCTACTGCTTAATAGGACTAGTTATTTTGCTGGGATGGGTTTGCATTGGTTTGGCCGAAGATCATCCCGACGGGACCATCCTAAAGGCAGATCAGTCAATTGATTCTGCGATCGCCCCAGCCTCAGAATACATTGCTCAACAGACTTATCGGCTGCCGTTTCCCTACCTCTGTCAGGTTTACCATCTGCTCAACGTTCAACATTTAGAAGACATCCATCGCTTCAGCCTAGGAAATTTGAAGGTCATTAAAGTCAGCGATTTCCAAGCAACCCAAGAGGGCGGCAAAATTCGTTTCGAAACGATGCTAGATTCCCCTTTTAACGTTCTTCGCATGTGGCGAAACCCAGTGGTTGAAGTGGATCTGACGATTCACTCACCTCATCAAATTGAGCTAAAAGTGCCAACTTACGGCCAAAAGTTTATTCGAGTTTTATTTAATGTGTTGCCTCTCAATGACCAAGAGCATCACCTGTCAATTCAATTGTTTAGCAACTTAGCATGGCCGAAGGAATTGCTGAAAGCCATATTAATTGTGGCTTCTAGTCTTACCCTTCTCGAGGACCTGCCCTACCTGAACCACTTGGCCAGACGTAACTATGACCGACTGTTTAGCCAAACTTCTGAAAAACGACGGTCGAGTCAGGCTATGCAGCTCTTTCATCGCTATGCCGATCTCTACAATGGCTCTTGGAAATATCGGCAAATGCAGCTGCTAGATAATTAATAGCTCACCAATAGGGAAAGTCATTCTTCAGACAGTTGCAGTTGACTAAAAGTGGCGCAAATTTAGAGGTAGACGAACCTTAGTGGGCTTGGAGGTAAAAATGCCCTGGACTTACGACGAATTCCCAACCTCCATGAAGAATCTGACTGCTGAGGTGCGGCGAAAGGCGATTGATATTGCCAATGCTCTTTTAGACGATGGGTATGAGGAAGGTCGGGCGATCGCGATTGCCACTGCTCAATCAGAAAAGTGGGCTAAACGCCGTCACAAGCAAATCGCTAAGAAAAATACCGGTGGCACCACAGGTCAGGCCGTTGCTGCCGATGATGAAAAAGATAATGGAGAATCCATTCACGTCTTTGCTGATCCGGAAGAGTCAGGGTGGATTGCGACCCAGGGCCAAAAACGGATTGCCCAGGGCAGCAAAAAGACTGATGTAGTCGACAAAGCAAAAGAGAAGGCCAAGGCTCAAAGGACGGAACTCTGTATTCACAACAAGCAGGGCGATCTTGTTGAAGAACACGACTATTCATAAGAGCGCTAGATCCCTGCTTAGATAAAACCCAAATCTCTTTCTTTTCAAGACTTTTCTGAAAACCTTAGAAATGTCGGTCAGTTTCGCATGATGTGAGTGTACTGGCTCAGCGTAGACTGTGTGGTCATGAGGATGGTCAGCGCTAGTTTCCTGAAAATTCTTCAGCTTCAAGCGGCCACCCTTCAAAAAAAGCTGCTTGGAAGATGCTAATAGCTTGTAAAGCCTTAATCTGCTGCCGGTACGATGCAGGAGCACTGGCACTTGCTTTAAAAGCGCTGCTGGAAGCGAGCCTACTTAATGCGCGCGTTTAGTGAAGTAGGGTTGTCTAGACGGTTGTTGAGTCACTTCCAAACTAGCTCGGCGAGTTGCGCTGGATAGCGTAAACGGTGGCCGAAGCGACGTTAGAAGGGGGCTTTCACCCGGTAGGATACTACAGGATATTTAACGCTTCAGCGCGTGCGCCCTCAATGGCGAGGTTGCAAGGTCTATGGAATTACCAACGGAGTAGTCGTTATGGTCGCAATTACATCGGTTCACGGTAGGCAGATTCTAGATTCGCGGGGCAACCCCACGGTTGAAGTCGATGTAGTGCTAGAAGGTGGGGCTAAGGGGCGTGCTGGCGTGCCTTCTGGAGCATCCACCGGTATTCGCGAAGCCCTAGAACTGCGGGATGACGACAAAGTCGTCTACGGTGGTAAAGGGGTGCTCAAGGCCGTAGCCAACGTCAACGACACCATTGCCCCAGCCATCCTCGGCATGGATGCGATGGATCTCGCCGCCGTAGATCACAAAATGCTGGCTTTAGACGGCACTGACAACAAGGGTACTCTGGGCGCTAACGCCATTTTGGGCGTATCGATGGCGGTGGCTCGGGCTGCTGCCGTTGCTGCCGATATTCCCCTATACGTGCATCTAGGTGGACCCGATTCGGTGCTGCTGCCGGTGCCCTGCTTCAACATCATCAACGGCGGTGCCCATGCCGACAACAGCGTCGATTTTCAAGAATTCATGATTGCTCCGGTGGGTGCGCCGACTTTTTCTGAGGCGCTGCGCTACGGGGCCGAGGTCTACCACGCGCTCAAGTCGGTGCTGAAAGCGGCGGGCTATAGCACCGCTATCGGCGACGAGGGCGGTTTTGCCCCTAACCTCAAGAGCAATGTGGAAGCGATCGAAGTCATTCTCAAGGGCATTGAGAAAGCCGGTCTGCGGCCTGGGGATGACATTGCGATCGCCCTTGACCCGGCCGTCAGCGAGCTGTACCAAGAAGACGGCAGCTATCTGTTCTACAAATCCGACAACAGCCGCAAGTCTACCGCCGACATGATTGACCTGTGGGAAAGCTGGGTCAATCAGTTTCCCATTGTGTCGATCGAAGACGGCCTCGGCGAGCAAGACTGGGCAGGTTGGCAGGCCATGACCCAGCGATTAGGCGATCGCATTCAGCTGGTCGGCGACGATGCCTTTGTAACTAACCCTGCCATCATTGCCCAGGCGATCAAAGACGGCGTTGGCAACTCGACCCTGGTCAAGGTCAATCAAATTGGCTCGATTACTGAAACCCTTGAAGCGATCAAAATGTCCCACGAGGCGGGCTACACCTGCATGGTCAGCCACCGCTCCGGCGAAACCCCCGACGACTTCATCGCCGACCTGGTGGTGGGCGCGATGACCGGCCAGATCAAGTCCGGTGCCCCCTGCCGAGGCGAACGCCTATCGAAGTACAACCAGTTGCTGCGCATCGAAGAAGAACTGGGTGCTAAGGGCCAATATGCCGGGCTCAACACCTTCAAGCGCAAAACTCTGACTGCCTAGGGATCACAACCTCCCATCCCTCTCACGCAAAAGAGGGATGCCTGAACTCAGACTGCCGTAGCCCTGCTGCGGCAGTTTTTGTCTGTAGGGGCTGAGCATGCTCAGCCCCTATCACAGAGTTCACCAAACAGCGTTCGGTAGGAACCAAAAAAATCCCGGCTTGACCCAGCCGGGATTACCATGCCTTCCTAATCCGAACATCGAACTCCTACGGATCGCTGGGCCTAAAGTTATCTGGCAGTTCACACTGCCCAGTCGGTCCCACAACTCTGATATAGCCTCCCCCGTCCTGCAATTCCATCTCAAACTCCCCCTGAAATTCAGACAGCACTAGCGCCACCAGCGCCCCGACTAATACAAACCCCGCCGCCGCTGCCACCCCTTTCAACCCCTGCTGAAACGATTCGCTCAACATCCCCGCCCCCTCGGCAATGCCTAAACAACCCTCTAGTGCTTAGTAAGCGTTAGCGAGCAACTGAGACAGCAAGCTGGGTACGGTTATCCCCGCTTAGGGCTGCAAATATTGTCGAAAAAATTCGATTTGCAGCTGTGCGGCTAGAGACTGATGGCCCGACCCATAGAGGCTGTGCCCCACCCCCTGAAACTCATAGAGGGTAACGGGCACCTCCGCCCGCTCAATCACATCGTGGAAGTTGCGGGCTACATCGACCTGCAAAAAATCTTCGGCCCCATGAAACAACAGCGTGGGGGTGCGAATTGATGCCGCATTGTAGAGGGGCGACGTCTGCAGGTAGGCGCTAGGAGCTTCCATCGGCGTTTGTCCTACCAAGTACGACAGCAGCGACGAGTAGCCCAGCTGCCACTCTGTCAGCGTGTCGAGCAGTGAGCACTGGGGGTTGGCCGCCGCCGCCAGCTGAGGATACTGGCTGGTGAACTGAGCTGTGTAGTAGCCCCCGTAGGAGCAGCCCGTGATCCCCACCTGGTTAGCGGTCGTCCACCCCTGCTGAATCATCTGGCGCACAATCTCAGCTCCCTCTTGGAGGTCGAGCTGCCCAAAGTTTTGGTTGTCGGCCAGAGCGCGGTAAAACTCGGGGCCAAAGCCCTCGCGCCCTGACAGGGGCACCACCAGCACCGCCAGGCCAAAGTTGGGCAGCAGGTTCAGCGGCA from Leptolyngbya subtilissima AS-A7 encodes the following:
- the eno gene encoding phosphopyruvate hydratase, which encodes MVAITSVHGRQILDSRGNPTVEVDVVLEGGAKGRAGVPSGASTGIREALELRDDDKVVYGGKGVLKAVANVNDTIAPAILGMDAMDLAAVDHKMLALDGTDNKGTLGANAILGVSMAVARAAAVAADIPLYVHLGGPDSVLLPVPCFNIINGGAHADNSVDFQEFMIAPVGAPTFSEALRYGAEVYHALKSVLKAAGYSTAIGDEGGFAPNLKSNVEAIEVILKGIEKAGLRPGDDIAIALDPAVSELYQEDGSYLFYKSDNSRKSTADMIDLWESWVNQFPIVSIEDGLGEQDWAGWQAMTQRLGDRIQLVGDDAFVTNPAIIAQAIKDGVGNSTLVKVNQIGSITETLEAIKMSHEAGYTCMVSHRSGETPDDFIADLVVGAMTGQIKSGAPCRGERLSKYNQLLRIEEELGAKGQYAGLNTFKRKTLTA
- a CDS encoding DUF2188 domain-containing protein is translated as MPWTYDEFPTSMKNLTAEVRRKAIDIANALLDDGYEEGRAIAIATAQSEKWAKRRHKQIAKKNTGGTTGQAVAADDEKDNGESIHVFADPEESGWIATQGQKRIAQGSKKTDVVDKAKEKAKAQRTELCIHNKQGDLVEEHDYS